In Chlamydia gallinacea 08-1274/3, the sequence CTGTTGAACAGTTGCGAGAGGAAATGTCTTGGGAAGCTATTTCTCACAAAGTTCCGCGTTTACCCAGAGGTTGGTATGAACTTGTAGGGTTAACACAAAAAGATCGTATAGATTTTTTCCAAGAGTATTGGATTACAGCTTTAGGGATCAATAATAACCATTATCCTGGTATTTGTCGTTTTTTTTCTTTCTTAGATAGCTTAGATATCTATGTTTACCGTTATGCTAACGAACCTTATCATGTCAGGATGTTTTATACGTTTAATCACGGACGCTATGGATTTCAAGGCAATCCCCCTTTAATAGACGCCGAAAATTTGTTTTTCCCTAATTTAGGGGACAGAGATTATATTCGCTTTTTTAGTATTCACAATGGTTTTGGGAAATGGGAAGATGAGGGTATTTTTTCTTATCGTTCCTTAGCTAAGGCTCAGTATAAGCTACGTGAATTGTTAATACGTTTAGAAAAGATTTCTCCTGAAGACAATTGCACATCTCTTGGACTATTTCCTTTTTACGGTTATGCCGCTCCTTTAACCTATCAGTGTTTTCTTGTTGATAATGAAGTGCGTAGAGGTTTTCCTTCACCCAATATATTATTAAGCGAAGAAAGTTTAACTTATAGAAATTTAGAAAGTTTAGAGCTTTTGCATTTAACTACAAGTCAGTATGCTTCTTTCCTTTTATGGTTAGAGAATTATTTGCTTATATAGTGAAGGACTTGATAGTGGGAGAATTTAAAGAGCATAGTTTAGATATTGGTGAGAGACAAGAAATAGCCACAACTTGTTATGATCCTGAAGAAGAGTGCACAGGCACGTGTGTGGTAAAGAATGCTTCGGGGGTTCACGTGCGTCCTGCAAGTGCTATTGTTAAGTTATTAGCTGGCGAAGATTGTGAGGTGAGTTTTACCTATGCTGAGAAAACGGTGAATGCCAAGAGTATCATGAGTATCCTTATATTAGGTGCTCCACAAAATGGAAAGATTTATGTGCGCATTCGTGGGAAGAATGCTTATCGTGTATTGCAGAAATTACAGAACGCTTTTGATTCGGGATTTGGAGAATTGTAGATGAATATGCCAGCACGTTCTATAGAAACAACAGAGGAATGGCGGATTCCTGGTATGGCTATAGTTTCAGGAGTGGCTATAGGTAAGGCTTTTTTCTTAGGCTCTTCTCCATTGCAAATTCATGAACTCACTCTACCTCAAGAGGAGGTAGAACATGAGATACATCGTTATTACAAAGCACTTAATCGTTCTAAGTTGGATATTGTTGCTTTAGAACAGGAAGCACATAGTAAGCAGGATCAACAAGAAATTACTTCTATTTTACAGGCCCATTTAGAAATTATTAAAGATCCTATTTTGACAGAAGAGGTTGTCAATACGATTAGGAAAGATCGTAAAAATGCTGAGTATGTGTTTTCTTCTGTGATGGGGAAGATAGAAGAATCTTTAACAGCTGTTCAGGGAGTTTCCGCAGTTTTAGATCGTGTTCAAGATATTCATGATATTTCCAATCGTGTTCTGGGATATTTGCGCTGCCAACGTAAGAGTCCACTAGGAGAGTTAGATCAAAATATTATTGTTTTTTCTAAAGAGTTAGCTCCTTCACAAGTTGCAAGTGCGAATCCCGCCTATATTCGTGGCTTTGTTTCTTTAGTAGGAGCCCCTACATCGCATACAGCAATTGTATCTCGAGCAAAGAATATTCCTTATTTGGCCAATCTTTCTCAGGAAAATTGGGATAAGATCCAAGAATATATTGGCAAACTGGTATTTATCGATGGGATTCGTGGGGAAATCATTTTTAATCCGAAAGCGCAAACCTTGGAAAGCTATTATAATAAGAAAAGTACTTTGTGCAATGCAACGCTATTCTATGCACGGCAAGAAGAATCCTCTACTATAGTGTCTGCGCATGCAGCTAGCCTTGAAGAAATTCATATGCTTGCAGGTAGCCTTCCGAAAACACCCATAGGATTATTTCGGTCTGAGTTTCTAGCGATTGCGGAAGATAGGTTACCTACATATGCAGAGCAAGTACATGTTTATCAGGAATTAGCTGTATGTTCCGAACGAAGCCCAGTATTACGTTTGTTTGATTTTAGTGAGGATAAGCCCTGTCCGGGGGAAGATGTGGTACCTGAGCGTTCTGTACAGTACTTGTTAAAAAATACGGGAGTACTGGATCAACAACTATTAGCAATTTTAGCTGCGTCATCATGCGGCCCCTTAAAAATACTTATTCCAGGTGTGGCTGATGTGGCAGAAATTCTAGAGGTTAAACGCCGCATAGATATGCTACGCCATTCTGTAGAGGAGTATGTTTTTGATAATATTTCCTTGGGATGTATGATTGAGTTTCCTTCGGCAGTAATGATGATAGATGAAATCCTTTCTGAATGTGATTTCCTTTCTATAGGAACGAATGATTTAATGCAGTATACTTTAGGGAATCTTCGAGAGTTGGTGCCCCCTCCGTATTTGAATACACCTCTACACCCTGCAGTCATGCGCATGATTCGTCGTGTAGTTTGTAGTGCAAAACAACGAGAGATTTCTGTTTCTATTTGTGGAGAAGCCGCAGCGGATCTTTCTTTAACTCCCTTCTTTTTAGGACTGGGAGTTGAAGAATTATCCGTGGCTATACCCGTAGTTCCAGAATTACGTATGAGGATAGCCTCATTAAATTTAAGTGATTGTATTGAGTGTGCGGAAAAGCTTTTAAGAGCTCGGACTTGTGAGGAAGTTCGAACGCTATTAATTTAAAAAGGCATTCCAGCTCGCATTAAGGACATTTCTTTATCCATAGCAGATTTCGCTTCTTTAAAAGCAGCTCGAAAGAGATCTTCGACAACTTCAGGTTCTTCAGGATCTAAACATTGTGGCTGAACTTTTACAGAAATGAGGTCGCATTTGCCATTAATGATTACAGAAATTAAGCCGTTTCCTGCTTGTCCTTCATAACGTTTTTCTTCTAGAGCTGCCTCCATTTCAAGAAATTGTTGTTCCATGATTTTGGCTTCTTTTTTCTTTTTAGCATATCCACTGCCCATGGTTTACTCCTTGGTTAAAATTCCAGAAAATTCGACAACGGCAAATTGTAATAATGTATCTATAGCTGCTCCTCCTGTGGGGGAAGAAAGAGGTTCTTTTGTTGGTGCGGGAGGGGATAGAAAACTTTGGTTTTTGTAATGAGCTTTGGGTTGTGTGAGATCTTCGGGTGGATACGGTTGGAAAGAGGTACTGGGAGTTGACTTGGGAGATACTTCTGTCTTTAATTGGGATAACAGATTTTCAAGAGAGGGTCGATGGTATATGCGAATAAGATGAATAATGACTGTTTCTAAAAAGGTTTTTTCAAAAATTGTTTGCTGCAGATATTTTGCAGACTCTCCCAGAAAATCAATAATTTCTAGTAAGCATTCATAGGAATAGTGTTGACTTAGTAGAGCTAGAGGAGAGTTGGTATCCTCTTTATACACTAACAAGTCACGATAAAACATCGTGAGATCGTGTAAAAAGGTAATGGGAGCAACTCCAGAGTTGATTGCTTTGGTTACTGGAAGCAGAGCTTCGGTATAATTTTTAGTTCGAATCGCTTCTGTTAGAGAAGTCAGAGCATCTTGGGGTAATAATCCCAAAGCATCTGCTACTGAAGAAGGAGACAGTGTTTGAGGAAATAAACTCGTGACATAGTCATAAAGAGATTCTGCATCACGTAAGCTTCCTTGAGAAGATCGTGCAATAGGTAGAAGAGCTTCTCGAGAAGCTTCTATATGATTTTCTTTTGCAATAGAAAGGAGTTTATCCACAATAAGGAGTTCAGGAATTCTTTTTAGTTGCATTTTTTGACAACGGCTTAAAATGGTTCCTGGGATCTTGTGAGTTTCTGTTGTGGCAAGGAAGAATTTTACATGACGAGGAGGCTCTTCTAAAGTTTTTAGTAGGGAGTTAAAAGCTTCTTTAGTAAGCATGTGCACTTCATCAATAATATAAATTTTATATTGGGATTTGGCAGGAGTAAAAAGCACAGTTTCATTAATTTGGCGGATATCTTCTATACCTCGATGGGAAGCACCATCGATTTCTACTACATCTAAGGAGGTGCCTGAAGAGATTTCTTGGCATTGGCAGCAGGAGTTACAGGGTTCATAATTCTCTGTTAGGGAGGTACAGTTCAGA encodes:
- a CDS encoding HPr family phosphocarrier protein, which produces MVRELFAYIVKDLIVGEFKEHSLDIGERQEIATTCYDPEEECTGTCVVKNASGVHVRPASAIVKLLAGEDCEVSFTYAEKTVNAKSIMSILILGAPQNGKIYVRIRGKNAYRVLQKLQNAFDSGFGEL
- the ptsP gene encoding phosphoenolpyruvate--protein phosphotransferase; protein product: MPARSIETTEEWRIPGMAIVSGVAIGKAFFLGSSPLQIHELTLPQEEVEHEIHRYYKALNRSKLDIVALEQEAHSKQDQQEITSILQAHLEIIKDPILTEEVVNTIRKDRKNAEYVFSSVMGKIEESLTAVQGVSAVLDRVQDIHDISNRVLGYLRCQRKSPLGELDQNIIVFSKELAPSQVASANPAYIRGFVSLVGAPTSHTAIVSRAKNIPYLANLSQENWDKIQEYIGKLVFIDGIRGEIIFNPKAQTLESYYNKKSTLCNATLFYARQEESSTIVSAHAASLEEIHMLAGSLPKTPIGLFRSEFLAIAEDRLPTYAEQVHVYQELAVCSERSPVLRLFDFSEDKPCPGEDVVPERSVQYLLKNTGVLDQQLLAILAASSCGPLKILIPGVADVAEILEVKRRIDMLRHSVEEYVFDNISLGCMIEFPSAVMMIDEILSECDFLSIGTNDLMQYTLGNLRELVPPPYLNTPLHPAVMRMIRRVVCSAKQREISVSICGEAAADLSLTPFFLGLGVEELSVAIPVVPELRMRIASLNLSDCIECAEKLLRARTCEEVRTLLI
- a CDS encoding YbaB/EbfC family nucleoid-associated protein — protein: MGSGYAKKKKEAKIMEQQFLEMEAALEEKRYEGQAGNGLISVIINGKCDLISVKVQPQCLDPEEPEVVEDLFRAAFKEAKSAMDKEMSLMRAGMPF
- the dnaX gene encoding DNA polymerase III subunit gamma/tau, which produces MSASSYQVSSRKYRPQTFAEILGQDSVVTVLKNSLQFHRVAHAYLFSGIRGTGKTTVARIFAKALNCTSLTENYEPCNSCCQCQEISSGTSLDVVEIDGASHRGIEDIRQINETVLFTPAKSQYKIYIIDEVHMLTKEAFNSLLKTLEEPPRHVKFFLATTETHKIPGTILSRCQKMQLKRIPELLIVDKLLSIAKENHIEASREALLPIARSSQGSLRDAESLYDYVTSLFPQTLSPSSVADALGLLPQDALTSLTEAIRTKNYTEALLPVTKAINSGVAPITFLHDLTMFYRDLLVYKEDTNSPLALLSQHYSYECLLEIIDFLGESAKYLQQTIFEKTFLETVIIHLIRIYHRPSLENLLSQLKTEVSPKSTPSTSFQPYPPEDLTQPKAHYKNQSFLSPPAPTKEPLSSPTGGAAIDTLLQFAVVEFSGILTKE